AGGACAGCCCACCACTTGTCTGGACTGGCATCCACAGGAGACTAGTAAGGTCGTCACGGGTGGTGGGGATGGCATCATTAGATACTGGGACTAAGACGATCTCATGGTTTACTTTCATTGACTCTGAAAATGTTCTATTTTTCTGTGCCGAGTTGCTGCATAGTCTGAGCAAAATACATTCAATCAATCCTAACTCCCACTACCTATGGAGCCAGTCACGATAGGCGGGTACCTACTTGAAACTATGTCTCAGTACTATTTCCACGTGCCTCTACCTGGCCCTGATGCTAAGATCGGGCGTACTGGAGGAAGACTACTACTGAgccatgtccatgtccatgtccatgccAAAAGGCATTCATCGAATAGGCGGGGGCAGCCTTTCGTTTCCACTCTCCTGAGACGGGATTGACTACTTGACGCCGCATGGATGCTTGGACTTCCACCGAgggcctttcttttcccgcTTGTCTTTGAAAATACGTCAGAGATCAATAGTACCTTGTCTGGTTGAAATGATATGGATGAAATTCATCTGCCGCAGCAGCCATGTGATGTCGTAAAATCAAGATAGGAGATTGTCTAGCGAGCTCGAAAAAcaagatttcaaaaaaaaaaaataaagggGGAAACACTCAGCCGCATAGATGTTTGGGGGCCCATGGCACCATCTTTTATATATTCGTCAACCCCAGCTACCATAAGCTGGATAGGTACCGCAGCGATGCGCGAAAGAAGCGAGTCGGAGACAACGAGCGCGGTTGTCTCCACATGAGCAAAGAGATAGCGCCGACGCTTGCAATAACGGTGACTGCCAAGCCGATTCCGAGTAGTTCCCCTTGACGGGCTACGGCGCGGATAACCTCGGAGTAGCGCTGATTGCTGAAGCTGACGCGGGCATACTGTGTCTTCCAGCCGAGGGAAGGAAAGTGGCGGTCGAGGCTCTCCTCGATAGACTTGCGGAGTCTGTACAGGGGAGACTTGACGCCCCAGCGCATTTCCAAGTAATTCTCACGGGATAGATCGTTGATGGCGTATGTGTCCTCGCAGCGATGATCTGTGTATGCCTGGAAGGCTGCCAGACGTCTCTCGTTCCGATCGTAGACAGCAATGTCCTTGTCATAGACACCGTGCTTATCGAGATGCTCGAAGAGAACTCGGACATCCTCGAGTCCGGCATTGAGACCCTGTCCGTAGAAGGGAAGGACGGCGTGTGCGGAGTCACCCAAGATGGCCACGCTTGAGCTGAAGTGGTGGGGCTTGCATTTGATGCTGATCAAAGGGAGATGCGGGTTCAAGTTGAACTGCTCACTCAAAGCCTCCGGCGTAATGAGCTCGGGGCAGACCCCGGGGAAGTATTTGTCGAAGAACGCCTGGAGCTCTTGCGGTGCGTTTTCCAAGGCATTGTAGTGGATCGAGGGGGCGAATAATGTACAGGTGAAAGACTTGTCTGCCGACGGGAGCGCAATAAACATGAACTCGCGGCCCGGCCAGATGTGCAGGTGATTCGGTGAGATGCGGAAGTCCCCTTTTTCCGAAGGGGGAATCCGGAATTCACACCAGAGGGTATCGATGTATTCTTGCTGGTAGTCCACACGGGCAAATTTCATCATGTGGAAACGAGCGGCCGAGTGGGCGCCGTCGGCGCCCAAGAGGAAATCAAAGGATACTTCGATCTCGGGGACACGACCGGCTACTCCCAAATTATCCGGCTGGGGTGTTTCACCGGGAATGCGTCGCTCGAACCAAGCCTTCTTCGTTCGGAAATCCGCTCCAGTCAGCTTGTGATTGAAGAAGAGCTTGACATTTGGTTCGCGCTCTAACTCATCCAGCAGGGCATTGTTGAGAGTACTGCGATCTACAGCATTGATCGCCTGGACATGAGAGGTCAGCCACTTGTACACATCGTGGGGTTTTGGGCTATGGTCTGTGCAGATGGCATGCGATGGATTTCGACGTGGAGATCATTGCATCTTCAAGACCCGTAATCTACAGGGTAGATCCTGGCTCATTCGTACTTACCCGACCATGCACATCATAGGCTTGTGCGGCTTCCCAGAGCTGTCCTCGGTCCCGGCCGTGGATCATTCGCCCGTACATGGGAATCGTCCCTTGCAACACATTTTGAATGAGCTCTGAGCGCTCCGATTGTCGGATTGCGGTGATGCCGCGCTCTGACAGGGCCAAGTTGATCGACTTTGTAAAATTGAGCGGCACCGTGGTGGGATCACGGAGATCTACGGATGCGGCAGGTAAATTAACTTTTGGACTTCTTGTTTTGCGTAACACATGGCCGCGACGGGGTTTTCTTCAGCGACAGATCAGGCAAAACAAGACGGCATGAGGTTGAAAGTGTCTGGATAAGCCGAGAGCATGGAGTGAGGCTCAAGGTGCATCAATATGGCTGGAAGAGCCGAgctttcattttttttctttcagtttctttttcctttttcactTTGCGAACCTCATCGGGTGGTGCGATGCGCTCCAAGGACCGACGTTTGGCCCTGGTCGTCGCAGAGTGTAATTTTTCAGCCTTTCGCCCGACGGCGAATGTCGCACAGTAACTCATGCAAGCAAAAATTTGCTGCCAGTTTTTTCCATCACGATTGCACAGGtgccagaaaaaaaatataatAAAAAACGTGGACCATGAGAGATCACTGCACGTACCTCCGCGCAATTCGTATACTTCCACTTCGTCGCCACGAGATGCAGCATACAGCGCCGCCAATGCGCCCACGGGACCAGCACCCACGATCACCACTTTCTGTCGGGGAGTTGGTGAAGACATGATTCTGTGAGGCGAATGGAgtcaaagtgaagatgaGATCAATCCGAATGAATTTCCTGCATCAAGCTATGCCGTTTCTCTGCCCCGGATAAATCGACCAGACATTGTCACGTGCAAGATTATCGGTCATCACCCGATATAACAGTCTAGCCCAAAAGATCGACCGAGATTTTGGCTGAGTCATCTGCCATCTAAACCGAGGCCGCACTCGGGGCAGCGAGTCCATTCGATGAAGTTGGTCCATTCCAGGAAGTCTATTGTGTGGATGCGGGATTTCAACCCTTCCCTTTCAAGGACACGGCGGTGCTCCGGAGGATGATGCCATAGTTCTGCCTTGGTGCCTTGTGTTCAAGGCTTGATAGAGATTAGTAGCCTTGTGGCCTAAATTTGTCTGCCTCGGCGGGGAGCCTGAGAAGGCGGAACTGCACTAACCCCCTTTGGGACTAGTCGAAGACTCGAGGCCCGCGAGGCCGCGGG
The nucleotide sequence above comes from Penicillium oxalicum strain HP7-1 chromosome II, whole genome shotgun sequence. Encoded proteins:
- a CDS encoding Kynurenine 3-monooxygenase, translated to MSSPTPRQKVVIVGAGPVGALAALYAASRGDEVEVYELRGDLRDPTTVPLNFTKSINLALSERGITAIRQSERSELIQNVLQGTIPMYGRMIHGRDRGQLWEAAQAYDVHGRAINAVDRSTLNNALLDELEREPNVKLFFNHKLTGADFRTKKAWFERRIPGETPQPDNLGVAGRVPEIEVSFDFLLGADGAHSAARFHMMKFARVDYQQEYIDTLWCEFRIPPSEKGDFRISPNHLHIWPGREFMFIALPSADKSFTCTLFAPSIHYNALENAPQELQAFFDKYFPGVCPELITPEALSEQFNLNPHLPLISIKCKPHHFSSSVAILGDSAHAVLPFYGQGLNAGLEDVRVLFEHLDKHGVYDKDIAVYDRNERRLAAFQAYTDHRCEDTYAINDLSRENYLEMRWGVKSPLYRLRKSIEESLDRHFPSLGWKTQYARVSFSNQRYSEVIRAVARQGELLGIGLAVTVIASVGAISLLMWRQPRSLSPTRFFRASLRYLSSLW